From Xiphophorus hellerii strain 12219 chromosome 9, Xiphophorus_hellerii-4.1, whole genome shotgun sequence, a single genomic window includes:
- the LOC116726527 gene encoding afadin- and alpha-actinin-binding protein-like isoform X1, whose amino-acid sequence MKFSTLVADGCTATMPESSQVKDARRCSVECRTPPLSQFSQSSLPLHRNSHRLSTFCTEHNLQECLSHISQEVSLLGLSPGWTESDSGSQLNVVAVLNCMYDLIQLHHRSLRTLENMEIEQLKLSSNMDFLKINNTHLKEEVEVSKRQNMGLLERERQLQLKLKSLQNCLKNEKEEVQKLQNIISSRACQFNHEMKRREREFTKLKERLNQLLADKKDRKPAIDVLNNIGRADGKRSLWKTEKTEAKHEGEMYRTLLSNYDMRQREMVLENAELRKVMHQMKKEMVSILKSRKLIPKGENYDHNDTQAASDEDDEVFDPSKESLELFCIDAREKLTNSIRLQWRRLKSHVERLDSQVSLTQMSESNNDDVVPRENHEEEMDRLKMEIQRCKDFIQKQQQLLQKQLSCVCNEDSVSLQNDGYMLQEKKRLSEEWKSLEEQRKSFERERRNFTEAAIRLSHERKIFEEDRGTWLKQQFLSMSPFGNSKQLHVPKSASALLISETEVSAPMGPETLSEWQPDSASPIPRSVSLTSSSAADLECELRIIPENGVTCSSSKHRKAEHFEELSPLCKNISLRDKQWRESEDLSNHSLTPEKSSSI is encoded by the exons ATGAA ATTTTCCACACTGGTTGCTGACGGCTGCACTGCAACAATGCCAGAGTCCTCACAGG TCAAGGACGCTCGCCGCTGTTCTGTTGAATGTAGAACACCTCCCTTGAGTCAGTTCAGCCAGTCATCGCTGCCACTCCACAGAAACTCTCACAGGCTCAGCACCTTCTGCACAGAGCACAATCTGCAGGAATGCCTGTCTCACATCAGTCAG GAGGTGTCACTGCTGGGTCTCTCGCCTGGCTGGACCGAGTCAGACAGCGGCTCACAGCTGAATGTTGTGGCTGTGCTGAATTGCATGTATGACCTGATTCAGCTGCACCACAGGAGCCTGAGAACACTGGAGAACATGGAAATAGAGCAGCTGAAACTCAGCAGCAATATGGATTTCCTGAAGATCAATAACACTCATCTAAAG GAAGAGGTTGAAGTTTCCAAACGACAAAACATGGGATTGCTTGAGAGAGAAcgacagctgcagctgaaactGAAGAGTCTGCAGAACTGTctgaaaaatgagaaagaagAG GTGCAAAAACTGCAGAACATAATTTCAAGCCGTGCCTGTCAGTTCAACCACGAAATgaaaaggagggagagagaaTTCACTAAACTAAAGGAGCGACTGAATCAACTCCTTGCTGACAAAAAAGATAGAAAACCAG CTATTGACGTATTAAACAACATTGGAAGAGCTGATGGAAAGAGAAGCCtttggaaaactgaaaaaacagaagcaaa gcATGAGGGAGAGATGTATAGGACACTACTAAGCAACTACGACATGAGGCAGAGGGAGATGGTCCTGGAAAATGCAGAGCTGAGGAAGGTGATGCATCAGATGAAGAAGGAGATGGTGTCCATCCTGAAGTCAAGAAAACTGATCCCCAAAGGAGAAAATTATGACCATAATGACACGCAG GCTGCCTCAGACGAAGACGATGAGGTGTTTGACCCCAGTAAGGAAAGTTTAGAGCTGTTTTGTATTGATGCCAGGGAGAAGCTGACTAACAGTATTCGCCTCCAGTGGAGAAGACTCAAGAGCCATGTTGAAAGACTGGACAGCCAAG tatctTTGACTCAGATGTCTGAGTCTAACAATGATGACGTTGTCCCTCGTGAGAATCATGAGGAGGAGATGGACCGGCTAAAGATGGAGATCCAGCGGTGCAAAGATTTCAttcaaaagcagcagcagctcctacaG AAGCAGCTGAGCTGTGTGTGCAACGAAGACTCGGTGTCGCTGCAGAATGATGGCTACATGCTGCAGGAGAAGAAACGCCTCAGTGAGGAATGGAAGAGCTTAGAGGAACAGAGAAAGAGCTTTGAGAGGGAAAGGAGGAACTTCACTGAAGCAGCTATTAGACTGAGCCATGAG AGGAAGATCTTTGAGGAGGATCGGGGAACATGGCTCAAACAGCAGTTTCTAAGTATGAGTCCGTTTGGAAACTCAAAGCAGCTTCATGTGCCGAAGTCTGCAAGTGCCTTATTGATCT CTGAAACGGAGGTTAGTGCACCAATGGGTCCAGAAACACTCAGCGAATGGCAACCAGACTCGGCCTCCCCAATACCCAGATCGGTTTCTCTCACATCGTCTTCTGCAGCTGATTTGGAGTGTGAACTTCGCATTATTCCAGAAAACGG TGTGACTTGCAGCTCGTCAAAACACAGAAAGGCAGAACATTTTGAGGAATTGAGCCCactatgcaaaaatatttctctgcGGGACAAACAGTGGAGGGAGAGCGAAGACCTCAGCAACCATTCACTCACACCTGAGAAGAGCAGTAGTATATGA
- the LOC116726454 gene encoding vitellogenin-1 produces the protein MKAVVLALTLAFVAGQHFDLVPEFAAGKTYVYKYEALLLSGLPEEGLARAGLKIRSKLLFGRADQNTLMLKLVEPELFEYNGIWPNDSAIPATKLTAALAPQFAMPIKFEYTNSVVGKIFAPEGISPVVLNIHRGILNVLQLNIKKTHKVFDLQEVGTQGVCKTLYSISEDARNENILLTKTRDLNNCQERLIKDMGLAYTEKCEKCQEETKNLRGTTTFSYTLKPVANAIMILKVDVNELIQFLPFSEDNGATQMRTKQSFEFLEIQKDPITPINAVYRHRGSLKYEFSNELLQTPIKLVKISNAKAQTAEVMNQLATINVENLHENAPMKFLELVQLLRLARYEDLEMYWNQYKKMSPHRHWFLDTIPAAGTPAAFRFIKEKFMAEEINTAEAVQALVAAVHMVTADPEVIKLFENLLASDKVERNPLLREIVFLGYGTMVYKYCNETAACPAELIKPIQERLSNAVAKNEEENIILYIKVLGNAGHPSSFKSLTKIMPIHGTAAASLPMRIHVEAIMALRNIAKKEPRLVQDLVLELYMDKVLHPKLRMLSCIVLFETSPSMGLVATVANSVKTEENLQVASFTYSHMKSLSRNHATIDPDVAAACNVAMKLLSPKLDRLSLRYSKAVHVDIYKNSLMVGAAATAFYINDAANILPKTAVAKTRAFLAGATAEALEIGASIDGLQELLLKNPALAENTDRITKMKRVIKALSEWRSLPADKPLASIYVKLFGQEVAFASIEKPMIDQAVKYAKDLPIQEYGREILKALLVSGINFKYAKPVLAAEVRRILPTVAGLPMELGLFSAAVAAASVKIKPNTSPRLPEDFPLQKLLETDIQLEAEVRPAVAMTTYAVMGLNTDVFQAFVIANANVHSVMPAKIAARLNIKEGDFKLEALPVEVPENITFVNVTTFAGSRNIEELSKERITYLFPKKLLRPSSVKSSERASYADSMLSSSELLPEEAKYVKAIRQHKVRAFAKRYCAKNKGVGLRACFRFASENGAYIQDGLLYKLVGRHNFSFSVTPIEGEVVERLEMEVKVGPNAAEKLVKRINLNEEETTEERGPVLMKLSKILSSKKNSSSSSSSSSSSSSSSRSSKSSSSSSSRSSRKISLAARADNSNSSSSSSSSSRRSSSSSSSSKRSSSSSSSSSSSSSSSSSSSSSSSRSSRSRRSSRRSKSGNLSRSSSSSDRTSSASSIASLFSGSSSSSRSSSSRSKQVTEKFQRLHNKENPSKSTSRSRSTSSSFEAIYNQKKFLREEEIVVALIVRAVKVDKRMLGYQLAAYLDKPNARLQIIVSNLSADSNWRLCADGVVLSKHKVTTRVAWGEQCKRYSANATGETGLVSSSPAARLRASWERLPSVLKRYGKMVNKYVHSKVLSDLIHTKKKNSTRKISVIAVATSDRTIDFIVKTPMKSVYNVTVRLPMSMPIEEIKGLTPFDEVIDKIHFMVSKAAAAECSFFEDTLYTFNNKSYKNKMPSSCYQVAAQDCTDELKFMVLLRKDSSEQHHINVKISEIDIDMYPRDNNIIVKVNEMEIPLTSLPYRHPTASIEIRQSGEGLAVFAPKHGLQEVYFDKKTWRIKIADWMKGKTCGLCGKADGEIRQEYHTPNGRVAKNSVSFAHSWILPVESCRDASECRLKLESVQLEKQLTVHGDDSTCYSVEPVPRCLPGCLPIKTTPVTVGFNCWSSDSESNVYDRSVDLRKTTQAHLACNCNTKCS, from the exons ATGAAAGCGGTTGTACTAGCCCTGACTTTGGCCTTCGTGG CTGGACAACATTTTGATTTGG TCCCTGAATTTGCTGCCGGTAAGACCTACGTGTACAAGTATGAAGCATTACTCCTCAGCGGTCTTCCTGAGGAAGGTTTGGCAAGAGCTGGACTGAAAATCAGGTCCAAACTTCTCTTCGGCCGAGCTGACCAAAATACTTTAATGCTGAAG CTTGTGGAACCTGAGCTCTTTGAGTACAATGGCATTTGGCCAAACGACTCAGCAATCCCAGCAACCAAGTTGACGGCAGCCCTGGCACCTCAGTTTGCGATGCCCATCAAGTTCGAATACACCAATAGTGTTGTTGGTAAAATCTTTGCTCCTGAAGGGATTTCGCCTGTGGTGCTGAACATCCACAGAGGCATCCTGAATGTTCTCCAGCTGAACATCAAGAAGACCCACAAAGTCTTTGACTTGCAGGAG GTTGGAACTCAGGGTGTGTGCAAGACCCTCTACTCCATCAGTGAAGATGCACGTAATGAGAACATCCTTCTGACCAAGACCAGGGACCTGAACAACTGCCAGGAAAGACTCATTAAGGACATGGGATTGGCATACACTGAGAAGTGTGAAAAGTGCCAGGAG GAAACCAAAAACCTGAGAGGTACCACAACATTCAGCTACACCTTGAAACCAGTCGCTAATGCCATCATGATCCTGAAAGTGGACGTTAATGAGCTGATCCAGTTCTTACCTTTCTCTGAGGATAATGGAGCTACTCAAATGAGGACCAA GCAGTCCTTTGAGTTCCTTGAGATTCAGAAAGACCCCATTACACCTATCAACGCTGTATATAGACACCGTGGATCTCTCAAGTACGAGTTCTCCAACGAACTTCTTCAGACACCCATTAAGCTTGTCAAGATCAGCAATGCAAAGGCCCAG ACTGCAGAGGTCATGAATCAGCTTGCCACCATCAACGTGGAGAATCTTCATGAAAATGCACCTATGAAGTTTTTGGAACTGGTACAGCTCCTCCGTCTTGCTCGCTACGAAGATTTGGAAATGTACTGGAACCAGTACAAAAAGATGTCCCCTCACAG ACACTGGTTCTTGGATACCATCCCTGCTGCTGGCACTCCCGCTGCTTTTAGATTCATCAAAGAGAAGTTCATGGCTGAGGAAATAAACACTGCTGAGGCTGTTCAAGCATTGGTTGCAGCTGTGCACATGGTGACTGCTGACCCCGAGGTTATCAAGCTGTTCGAG AACCTGTTAGCGAGCGACAAAGTAGAGAGAAATCCACTTCTGCGTGAGATTGTCTTCCTTGGATACGGTACAATGGTTTACAAATATTGTAATGAGACAGCAGCCTGTCCAGCTGAACTTATAAAG CCTATTCAAGAACGACTTTCAAATGCTGTTGCCAAGAATGAGGAAGAAAACATCATCCTGTACATAAAGGTTTTGGGAAATGCTGGACATCCATCTAGCTTCAAGTCTCTCACTAAGATCATGCCCATCCATGGCACTGCCGCTGCATCTCTGCCAATGAGAATTCATGTTGAAGCCATCATGGCTTTGAGGAACATTGCAAAGAAGGAGCCCAGACTG GTCCAGGATCTGGTTCTCGAGCTCTACATGGACAAGGTTCTCCACCCAAAGCTCCGTATGCTTTCCTGTATTGTTCTCTTCGAGACAAGTCCTTCCATGGGTTTGGTggccactgttgccaactctgTGAAAACAGAGGAGAATTTGCAGGTGGCCAGCTTCACTTACTCTCACATGAAGTCCCTGAGTAGGAACCATGCAACCATTGATCCTGATGT TGCCGCTGCTTGCAACGTTGCCATGAAACTATTGAGCCCAAAGCTGGACAGACTGAGCCTGCGTTACAGCAAAGCTGTTCATGTGGACATCTACAAAA ACTCCTTgatggttggtgctgctgcaacTGCTTTTTACATCAATGATGCTGCAAATATTTTGCCAAAAACTGCTGTTGCAAAGACCAGAGCCTTCCTCGCTGGAGCAACTGCAGAAGCCCTGGAG ATCGGAGCCTCTATTGATGGACTGCAGGAGCTGCTTTTGAAAAACCCTGCTCTCGCTGAAAACACTGACAGGATCACCAAAATGAAGCGTGTCATAAAGGCT ctGTCAGAATGGAGATCCCTGCCCGCTGACAAACCCCTGGCTTCTATCTATGTCAAGCTCTTTGGACAGGAGGTTGCCTTTGCTAGTATCGAGAAACCCATGATCGACCAGGCTGTTAAG TATGCCAAGGACTTACCCATTCAGGAATATGGAAGAGAGATTCTTAAGGCTCTGCTCGTGTCTGGTATCAACTTCAAGTATGCTAAGCCTGTGCTGGCTGCTGAGGTGAGACGCATTCTTCCAACTGTCGCTGGTCTCCCGATGGAGCTTGGTCTGTTCAGTGCTGCTGTGGCTGCAGCTTCTGTTAAAA tcAAGCCAAACACATCACCACGCCTGCCAGAAGATTTCCCCCTCCAGAAGCTCCTGGAAACAGACATCCAGCTCGAGGCTGAGGTCAGACCAGC tGTTGCCATGACCACATATGCAGTTATGGGACTCAACACTGACGTTTTCCAGGCTTTTGTGATAGCAAACGCCAACGTCCACTCTGTTATGCCAGCCAAAATTGCTGCAAGACTCAACATCAAAGAAGGAGACTTTAAGCTTGAAGCTCTTCCAGTTGAAGTGCCTGAAAACATCACATTTGTGAA TGTGACAACCTTTGCTGGGTCAAGAAACATCGAGGAACTTTCTAAAGAGAGAATTACCTACCTCTTCCCTAAAAAACTCTTGCGCCCAAGCTCAGTCAAATCATCCGAGCGAGCTTCCTATGCTGACAGCATG CTCTCATCCTCCGAGCTCCTTCCTGAGGAAGCAAAATATGTCAAGGCCATTCGTCAACATAAGGTTCGAGCATTTGCCAAGAGGTACTGCGCTAAGAACAAAGGTGTTGGACTGAGGGCCTGTTTCAGGTTTGCCAGTGAAAATGGTGCCTACATCCAAGATGGACTCTTGTACAAACTGGTTGGCCGCCACAACTTCTCTTTCTCTGTGACACCAA TTGAAGGTGAAGTGGTTGAGAGATTGGAGATGGAGGTTAAAGTTGGACcaaatgctgcagagaaacttgtTAAACGCATCAACCTGAACGAAGAGGAAACCACAGAGGAAAGAGGACCAGTTCTGATGAAGCTCAGCAAAATCCTGTCTTCAAAAAAGAACAgctcctcatcttcctcctctaGCTCAAGCAGCTCTTCATCCAGCCGTTCCTCAAAGAGCTCCTCCAGCTCTTCATCTCGCTCCAGCCGTAAGATCAGTCTTGCAGCCCGTGCGgacaacagcaacagcagcagcagcagcagtagcagcagccgcagaagcagcagcagcagtagcagttCCAAACgcagtagcagtagcagcagcagcagcagcagcagcagcagcagcagcagcagcagcagcagtagcagcagcagaagcagcagaagcagGAGAAGCAGCCGCAGAAGCAAGAGTGGCAACTTATCAAGATCCAGCAGCAGTTCAGATAGGACCAGCTCTGCATCAAGCATCGCATCTCTCTTCAGCGGCAGTTCAAGCTCTTCTCGTTCCAGCTCCTCTCGCTCTAAG CAAGTGACTGAGAAGTTCCAGAGGTTGCACAATAAGGAGAATCCCTCCAAATCAACTTCCAGAAGCAGGAGCACTTCCTCCAGCTTTGAGGCCATCTATAATCAG AAAAAATTCCTCAGGGAAGAGGAAATTGTTGTGGCATTGATCGTCCGTGCTGTCAAAGTTGACAAGAGGATGCTGGGATACCAACTTGCTGCCTACCTTGACAAACCAAATGCCAGACTTCAGATCATTGTCTCCAACCTGTCTGCTGATAGCAACTGGAGGCTCTGTGCTGATGGAGTTGTGTTGAGCAAGCACAAAGTTACA ACTAGGGTTGCCTGGGGCGAGCAATGCAAGAGATATAGCGCCAATGCTACAGGAGAGACTGGTCTTGTTTCTTCAAGCCCGGCAGCTCGCCTCAGAGCGTCCTGGGAAAGACTGCCTTCTGTCCTGAAACGTTATGGAAAGAT GGTCAACAAATATGTCCATTCCAAAGTACTGTCAGACTTgattcacacaaagaaaaagaacagcACCAGGAAAATCTCAGTCATTGCAGTTGCAACTTCTGACAGGACAATTGACTTCATTGTGAAAACTCCAATG AAATCTGTCTACAATGTCACTGTGCGCCTTCCCATGTCTATGCCCATTGAAGAGATCAAAGGTCTCACCCCATTTGATGAAGTCATTGACAAGATCCACTTCATGGTTTCAAAGGCTGCCGCAG CTGAATGCAGCTTCTTTGAAGACACACTCTACACATTCAACAACAAGAGCTACAAGAACAAGATGCCTTCCTCTTGCTACCAGGTTGCCGCACAGGACTGCACTGATGAACTGAAGTTTATGGTTCTCCTGAGGAAAGATTCTTCAGAGCAACACCATATCAatgtcaaaatttctgagat TGACATCGACATGTATCCAAGGGACAACAACATCATTGTGAAGGTCAACGAAATGGAAATTCCCCTCACCAGCCTGCCTTACCGCCACCCAACAG CTTCCATTGAGATCAGACAGAGTGGAGAGGGCCTTGCTGTATTTGCACCTAAACATGGTCTCCAAGAAGTCTACTTTGACAAAAAGACAtggagg ATCAAAATTGCTGACTGGATGAAAGGTAAGACCTGTGGACTTTGTGGAAAGGCTGATGGAGAAATCAGACAGGAGTACCACACTCCCAACGGACGCGTGGCTAAGAACTCAGTCAGCTTTGCTCACTCCTGGATTCTGCCTGTTGAAAGCTGCAGGGATGCCTCTG AGTGCCGTCTGAAGCTTGAATCTGtgcagctggaaaaacaatTGACCGTTCATGGTGACGATTCCACATGCTACTCTGTTGAGCCTGTACCTCGCTGTCTGCCTGGATGCTTGCCAATCAAGACCACCCCCGTCACTGTTGGTTTCAACTGCTGGTCAtctg ATTCTGAGAGCAATGTCTATGACAGAAGTGTGGACCTGAGAAAGACTACCCAAGCTCACCTGGCTTGCAACTGCAACACCAAGTGCTCTTAA
- the LOC116726527 gene encoding afadin- and alpha-actinin-binding protein-like isoform X2, with product MPESSQVKDARRCSVECRTPPLSQFSQSSLPLHRNSHRLSTFCTEHNLQECLSHISQEVSLLGLSPGWTESDSGSQLNVVAVLNCMYDLIQLHHRSLRTLENMEIEQLKLSSNMDFLKINNTHLKEEVEVSKRQNMGLLERERQLQLKLKSLQNCLKNEKEEVQKLQNIISSRACQFNHEMKRREREFTKLKERLNQLLADKKDRKPAIDVLNNIGRADGKRSLWKTEKTEAKHEGEMYRTLLSNYDMRQREMVLENAELRKVMHQMKKEMVSILKSRKLIPKGENYDHNDTQAASDEDDEVFDPSKESLELFCIDAREKLTNSIRLQWRRLKSHVERLDSQVSLTQMSESNNDDVVPRENHEEEMDRLKMEIQRCKDFIQKQQQLLQKQLSCVCNEDSVSLQNDGYMLQEKKRLSEEWKSLEEQRKSFERERRNFTEAAIRLSHERKIFEEDRGTWLKQQFLSMSPFGNSKQLHVPKSASALLISETEVSAPMGPETLSEWQPDSASPIPRSVSLTSSSAADLECELRIIPENGVTCSSSKHRKAEHFEELSPLCKNISLRDKQWRESEDLSNHSLTPEKSSSI from the exons ATGCCAGAGTCCTCACAGG TCAAGGACGCTCGCCGCTGTTCTGTTGAATGTAGAACACCTCCCTTGAGTCAGTTCAGCCAGTCATCGCTGCCACTCCACAGAAACTCTCACAGGCTCAGCACCTTCTGCACAGAGCACAATCTGCAGGAATGCCTGTCTCACATCAGTCAG GAGGTGTCACTGCTGGGTCTCTCGCCTGGCTGGACCGAGTCAGACAGCGGCTCACAGCTGAATGTTGTGGCTGTGCTGAATTGCATGTATGACCTGATTCAGCTGCACCACAGGAGCCTGAGAACACTGGAGAACATGGAAATAGAGCAGCTGAAACTCAGCAGCAATATGGATTTCCTGAAGATCAATAACACTCATCTAAAG GAAGAGGTTGAAGTTTCCAAACGACAAAACATGGGATTGCTTGAGAGAGAAcgacagctgcagctgaaactGAAGAGTCTGCAGAACTGTctgaaaaatgagaaagaagAG GTGCAAAAACTGCAGAACATAATTTCAAGCCGTGCCTGTCAGTTCAACCACGAAATgaaaaggagggagagagaaTTCACTAAACTAAAGGAGCGACTGAATCAACTCCTTGCTGACAAAAAAGATAGAAAACCAG CTATTGACGTATTAAACAACATTGGAAGAGCTGATGGAAAGAGAAGCCtttggaaaactgaaaaaacagaagcaaa gcATGAGGGAGAGATGTATAGGACACTACTAAGCAACTACGACATGAGGCAGAGGGAGATGGTCCTGGAAAATGCAGAGCTGAGGAAGGTGATGCATCAGATGAAGAAGGAGATGGTGTCCATCCTGAAGTCAAGAAAACTGATCCCCAAAGGAGAAAATTATGACCATAATGACACGCAG GCTGCCTCAGACGAAGACGATGAGGTGTTTGACCCCAGTAAGGAAAGTTTAGAGCTGTTTTGTATTGATGCCAGGGAGAAGCTGACTAACAGTATTCGCCTCCAGTGGAGAAGACTCAAGAGCCATGTTGAAAGACTGGACAGCCAAG tatctTTGACTCAGATGTCTGAGTCTAACAATGATGACGTTGTCCCTCGTGAGAATCATGAGGAGGAGATGGACCGGCTAAAGATGGAGATCCAGCGGTGCAAAGATTTCAttcaaaagcagcagcagctcctacaG AAGCAGCTGAGCTGTGTGTGCAACGAAGACTCGGTGTCGCTGCAGAATGATGGCTACATGCTGCAGGAGAAGAAACGCCTCAGTGAGGAATGGAAGAGCTTAGAGGAACAGAGAAAGAGCTTTGAGAGGGAAAGGAGGAACTTCACTGAAGCAGCTATTAGACTGAGCCATGAG AGGAAGATCTTTGAGGAGGATCGGGGAACATGGCTCAAACAGCAGTTTCTAAGTATGAGTCCGTTTGGAAACTCAAAGCAGCTTCATGTGCCGAAGTCTGCAAGTGCCTTATTGATCT CTGAAACGGAGGTTAGTGCACCAATGGGTCCAGAAACACTCAGCGAATGGCAACCAGACTCGGCCTCCCCAATACCCAGATCGGTTTCTCTCACATCGTCTTCTGCAGCTGATTTGGAGTGTGAACTTCGCATTATTCCAGAAAACGG TGTGACTTGCAGCTCGTCAAAACACAGAAAGGCAGAACATTTTGAGGAATTGAGCCCactatgcaaaaatatttctctgcGGGACAAACAGTGGAGGGAGAGCGAAGACCTCAGCAACCATTCACTCACACCTGAGAAGAGCAGTAGTATATGA